The nucleotide sequence CGTGGAGGATGTAGCTGAAGCCTTTTCCCTCCTCGCCGATGCGGTCCTCCACCGGGATGCGCAGTCCGTCGATGAACACCTGGTTGGAGTCCACGCACCGGCGGCCCATCTTCTCGATCTCGCGCACCTCCACCGCGCCGCGGTCCAGGTCGGTGTAGAACAGGCTCAGCCCCTCGGTGCCGCGGCTGTCCTCCAGCGGCGTGGTGCGCGCCAGCAGCAGGATCTTGTTGGCCACCTGGGCGGTGGAAATCCAGACCTTCTGGCCGGACACCCGGTAGTGGTCGCCGTGGCGCTCGGCCCGCGTCCTGAGCTTGAGCGTGTTCAGGCCGGTGTTCGGCTCCGTCACCCCGAAGCAGGCCCGGTCCCGGCCCTGGATCAGCGCCGGCAGCCAGCGCTGCTTCTGGGCGTCGGAGCCGAACACCACCACCGGGTGCAGGCCGAAGATGTTCATGTGCACCGCCGAGGCGCCCGACAGGCCGGCGCCCGTGGCCGAGATCGCATGCATCATCAGCGCGGCCTCGGTGATGCCCAGCCCGGCGCCGCCGTAGGCCTCGGGCATGGCGATGCCCAGCCAGCCCGCCTGCGCCAGCGCGCGGTGGAAGTCCTCCGGGAAGCCGCCCTCCCGGTCGCGGCGCAGCCAGTAGTCGTCGTCGAAAGGCGCGCAGACCCGCTCGACGGCGGCGACGATCTGCTGCTGCTCCTCGCTGAGGAAGAAGTTCATGCCGCTGGCCGCTGCACCCGGGCCGGGTTCTCGCCGTAGGGCGGGCTGTAGACCACCAGCACCCGGGCCGGCTGCTCGCTGGTGACCGTGAAGACGTGCAGGGCGCCGGCCGGGAAGAAGCAGGCATCGCCCGGCTGCATGTCGAAGGACTGGCCGTCGATCTCGGCGCGGGCGCTGCCGGCCAGCAGGTAGCAGGCCTGCTCCATGCCGGGATGCGCGTGCGGCAGCGCGCCGCCGCCGCGGCCGATGGTGCCCAGCACCACCTCCAGGTGCCTGGCGCCCATGTGCTCGCCGACCAGGCGCTGGTTGCTGGTGTGCTCGTGGTTGGCGGGGTGGTAGGCCGGCACGTCGGCCCCGCGGATGAAGTAGGTCGGTTTCATGGTCGTTCCTCAAGGGGTGGGGCGGGGGCCCGGCAGGCGCCGCTGGCCAGCAGGCGGGCGATCTCGGCGCGGCTGTAGCCCGCTTCCTCCAGCACGGCGACGGACTGCTCGCCCAGCCCCGGTGCCGGCGCCAGGTCGGCAGGGGGCGGGGTGGCGCTCCAGCGGGTTGGGCAGGCCGGCGTGCGAAGCGCCCCTTCGGTCGGATGCTCGACCTCGCGGATGAACCCCGTGGCCTGGTGGTGTAGGTCGTCCAGCAGGTCCTGCGGCGTGTTCATCGGCATGTTGGGGACATCCGCCCGGTCCAGCAGCGCCCGCCATTGCGCGGTGGTGCGCTGCGCCATCAGGCGCGCCACTTCCTCGTAGACGGCATCGATGTTCTCCGCGCGCGCGCCATGGCTGGCGAACCGGGGGTCGTCCTGCATGCGCTGCGGCTCGCCGATGGCGGCGAAGAAGCTGCGCCAGTGCTTGTCGTTGTAGATCAGCACGCACAGGTAGCCGTCACTCGTCCGGTAGGGCCGGCGGTGGGGCGTCAGCAGCCGCGGGTAGCCGGCGGCGCCGGCCGGCGGGTCGAAGCTCAGGCCCGCCAGGTGGTCGCCCAGCACGAACTGCGTCATGGCTTCGTACATGGGCACCACCACCGCCTGGCCCTGGCCCGAGCGCTCCCGCGCGTACAGCGCGGCCGTCACCGCATACACCGCGTGCAGGCCGGTGACCCGGTCGGCCAGCGTCACGGGGGCGTAGCAGGGCGCCTGGGCGCCGTACTCCTGCATCAGCCAGGGCAGGCCGGTGGCGCCCTGGATCAGGTCGTCGTAGGCGGCGCGGGCGGCGTAGGGCCCCGACTGGTCGAAGCCGCAGCAGCTCACGTGGACGATGCGCGGGTTGCGTTCGCGCACCGCCTCGTAGCCCAGGCCCAGGCGTTCCAGCGCCTGCGGCCGCACGTTGCTGATCAGCACGTCGCTGCGCTGGGCCAGGCGCAGCGCCGCCTCGCGCCCGTCCTCGTGCTTGAGGTCCAGCACGATGCTGCGCTTGCCCTGGTTGGCGTGCAGGAAGATGTGGCCCATGCCCGGGTTGCGCATGGGCCCCACGTGGCGCATGTTGTCGCCTTCGGCGGGCTCGACCTTGGTTACCTCGGCGCCCAGCGAAGCCAGGATCTGGGTGGCGAAGGGACCCATGATCACGGAGGTGAGGTCCAGGACCTTCACCCCCGCCAGGGGGCCCGCGCCCGAGGTCCGGGTGTGCGGCATGGCTTATTCCGGGGTGATGCCGGCCTGCTTGATCAGCTGCGTCCAGTGGGCGAGCTGGGCCGACACGTACTGGGCGAACTCGGCGGGGGTTCTCGACGGCGACACCTGGAAGCCGATCTGCGCCAGCTTGCCCTGGAGCTCGCGGTCGGCCAGCACCACCTGCAGCTCGGCGTTCAGCCGGTCCACCACCGGCGGGGGCAGGCCGGCGGGACCGAAGATGCCGTTCCACGAGGTCAGGTCGAAGCCGGGCAGGGTCTTGCCCACCGGCGGCACGCCGGGCAGCAGGGGCGTGCTCTCCGCCGTGGTCACGGCCAGGGTGCGGATCTTGTCGGACTTGAGCATGCTCATGCCCGAACCCAGGTCCGTCACGTACACCTGCACCTGGCCGCCGATCAGGTCGGTCATGGCCTGGGGGCTGGACTTGTACGGGATGGCGGTCATCTGCACGCCCGCCATGCGCTTGATGGTCTCGGTCGCCACCAGCGAGGTGCTGTTGGGCGTGGCGTAGGACAGCTTGCCGGGGTTGGCGCGCGCGTGGGCTATCAGCTCCTGCAGGGACCTGGCCGGAACGCCGGGGTGGACCGCCAGCGCGAAGGGCAGTTCACCCACGCGCGCGATCGGTGTGAAGTCCTTGATCGGGTCGTAGCGCAGGCTCTTGAACAGGCTGGGGTTGGCCGAGTGCGAGGTGTTGGTCGTCATGAACAGCGTGTAGCCGTCCGGCTTGGCCGCGGCGACGAACACCGCGCCCACCTGCGCGCTGGCGCCAGGCTTGTTGTCGATGAGGACGGGCTGCTTCAGCCGCTCCGAGAGTTTCTGGCCGACGGCGCGGGCCACCGCGTCGGTGCCGCTGCCGGCCGCGAAGGGAACGACCAGGGTGACGGGGCCGGCCGGATAGGGCTGCGCCAGGGCCGCGGGCGCGCCCAGCAGGCCCAGGGCCGCGGCGGCCAGGGCCAGAAGGTTCTTCATGCTTGTCTCCTTGTTGTCGGCGGCGCGTTCTGTGCCGCCGGCCGCCATCTTCAGGAAGACAAGGATTCGCGTCCAATTGGATTTTCGGCTTCAACCATCCATTTTGCGAATGGTCTGCGGCAGCCACTCCCGCGTGTTCTCGCCCAGGGCCGGCGCCGCGCGCCGGTAGGGCGGCCGCTCCCCGTCATAGGTGAGCGGCAGGCCCACGGTGGGGAACGCGCCCTCGGGTCCCTGCTGCACGATGCCCAGCGCCGCGGTCTGCGGATCGGCCACGACCTGCCCGATGGTCTGCACCGGCGCGTTGGGCACGCCGGCTTCGTCCAGCAGCGCGCCGAGCTGGCGGTTGGTGAAACCGGCGGCAAAGGCCTTGATGAGCGGCAGCAGCTGCGCCTTGTTCGACACGCGTCCCCGGTTGGTGCGGAAGCGCTCGTCGCTGGCGAGATCGGGGCGCTGCATCGCGCGCGCGAGCTTGGCGAACAGGCCGTCGTTGCCGGCGCCGATCACCAGCCAGCCGTCCTGCGTCTTGAACGCCTGGTAGGGCACGATGCCCGCCGCGCCCGACCCCTGCGGCAGCTGCGGCTGGCCGCTCATCTGCTGGCGGCAGATCGGCGTGGCGGTCCAGGCCAGCGCCGTCTCGAACAGGGAGGTGCGCACCACGGTGCCGATGCCGGTGCGGCGCCGCTCGATCAGCGCGCCCATGATGCCGATGGCGCCCCACATGCCCGAGCCCATGTCGATGATGGACACGCCCACGCGGATCGGCGGCCGCTCGACGCTCTCGCCGGTGATGCTCATCATGCCGCCGTAGGCCTGCATCAGCGGGTCGTAGCCGGGCTTGTCGGCCATGGGCCCGACGTGGCCGAAGGCGCCGATCTCGCAGTACACCAGCGACGGGTCCGCCTCGCGCAGGCCGATGGGTCCCACGCCCAGCTCCTCGGCCGCGCCCGCGCGCATGTTGCAGATCACCGCGTCGGCCTTGTCCAGGATGAACTCGCGCAGCGCGTCGCGCTGGGCGGGATCGCGCAGGTCCGCGGTCACGCTGTGCTTGTCGCGGTTGAAAGCGGTGAAGTGCGGCGCCGAGCCGGCGTGGAAGGGCGGCCCCCAGCCACGGGCGGCATCGCCGCCCTCGGGGTTCTCGACCTTGATCAGCTCGGCGCCCAAGCCGGCCAGGATGAAGCCGGTGTAGGGCGCGGCGACGCTGTGGCCGATCTCCACCACGGTGAAGCCGGCCAGGGGCTGCGAATGGGACATCTGAAAACTCCGAAGACTTGGGGGCGGGCCAGCTCAGGCGGCCCGCGCGCGGGCCAGCAGGCGCAAGGCGCGGTCGGCCACGGGCTTGTCGACCATGGCGCCCTCGAACAGGGTGGCGCCGCGGCCCTGGGCCAGGCCTGATTCGTAGGCGGCGATGAGGCGGCGCGCGCGCTCGAGCTCCTGCTCGGAGGGGCCGAAGGCGGCATTCAGCAGCGGCACCTGGGCCGGATGCACGCAGGTGGCGCAGGCAAAGCCCAGCGCGCGCGAGCGCGCCAGCATGGCGCGGTAGGCCTCGCCGTCCCCCACGCCAGCGACGCTGGCCAGCACGCCCAGCGGCAGGATGCCCGCGGCCCGCGCCGCGTGCAGGCCCAGCATCTTGGCCACGTACAAGGTGTCGGCGGTGGGCTCGGCCTGCAGGTCGGTCGCCAGGTCCTCGCCGCCCACGGCCATCGCGACCAGGCGCGCATCCGCCCGCGCGATGGCCGCCAGCTGCTCCAGCGCCGCGGCCGACTCCACCAGGGCGACGAAGCGGGTGTGGCCGGGCTGCAGGCCGAGCTCGAGCTCACGCGCGGTGACGACTTCCGCCAGCAGCCGCACGTGCTCCGGCCCCATCACCTTGGGCAGCACCAGGCCCATGACGCCGGCACCCACGGCCGCGGCGATGTCCTGCACGGCCCAGGGCAGCTCCCGGTTGATGCGCACCAGCACGTCGGCACCGGCCTGGCCCACGCTGGCCGCGGCCGCGGGTACGCCCGCGCGCGCCGAAGCCTTCTCGGCGGCGCCCACCGAGTCTTCCAGGTCCAGGATGATGGCGTCCGCGCCGCGGCTGTGGGCCTTGGCCACGAAGCGCTCGGAACTGGCCGGGCAGAACAGCAGCGAGCGCCAGGCAGGCAGGGGCCGCTGGCTCACGATGCCCCCTCGAACCGCAGCGTGCAGCTGGCCGCCAGCGCTCCCTGCTCGTCGCCGGCCCAGGCCTCGAGGGTGGAGCCCTCCGCGTCGCGGCCGGCTATCTTCAGCTGGCCGCCCACGAACAGCGGCTTGACCAGGCGGGCGCTGAGGCCCGCCAGCCGGCGCCCGGCGGCGCGCTTGAGCGCTTCCTCCACCACCAGGTGCACGGTCAGCGCGCCGTTCATCACGCAGCCCGGGTAGCCTTCCTCGCGGCGCGCATAGTCGGCGTCGTAATGGATGCGGTGGCCGTTCCAGGTCAGGGCCGAGTAGCGGAAGACCAGCACGGGATCCATCTCGTACTCGGCCTGCCAGGCGGCGCTGGCGGGCACCGGGGTCGCTGCAGCGTTGGCCGGCTTCGCGTCCGCCGCCGGCGCATCGCGGTACACGACCTCCTGCTGCTCGGTGACGGCCGGCTGCCCGCCCACGGAAATCGTGTGCAGCACCTTGAGGAACACCAGCGTGCCGCTGCGGCCCTGCTTCTGCTCGATCCCCGCGATCTCCGAACGCTTGCTAGCCTCGTCGCCGACCCGCAGCACGCCCGGGAAGCTGACCTGGCGGCCCACGAACATGCGCCGCGGCAGCGGGATGGGCGGCAGGAACTCGCCCTTCTTCGGATGGCCGTCGTGCCCGATCTGCGAGCGGCGGGCATTCTGGGTGAAGAACATCGAGTACCAGTGCGGCGGGATGGCGCTGCCGCGATGGAACTCCAGCGGGTCGAGGTCCAGCATCGCCGCCATGCGCCGCACGGCCGGCAGCGAGATCTCGTCCTCCACGGTCACGCAGCGGCCGATCCAGCCGGCGAATTCCGAGGCGATGTCGCGCATCACGGGCCTTTCAGTAGGAACGCGGCAGGCCGAGGACGTTCTGCGCGATGTTGGCCAGGATGAGGTTGGTGGACACCGGCGCGATGCGCGCCAGCCGCGCCTCGCGCCACTTGCGCTCCACGTTGTACTCCCGCGCGAAGCCGAAGCCGCCATGGGTCTGCATGCAGGCCTCCGCGGCGTTCCACAGGCATTCGGCGGCCAGGTAGCGCGCCATGTTGGCCTCGGCGCCGCAGGGCAGGCCGGCCTCGAACAGCGCCGTGGCGCGCCGCACCATCATGTCGGCCGCTTCCATCTGCACGTGGGCCTGCGCGATGGGGAACTGGATGGCCTGGTTGGCGCCGATGGGGCGCTTGAACACCACGCGCTCGTTGGCGTAGGCCGTGGCCGTGCGGACGAACCAGCGGGTCGAGCCTATGGCCTCGGCCGCCGTGATCATGCGCTCGGCGTTCATGCCGTCCAGGATGTAGCGGAAGCCCTTGCCTTCCTCGCCGACCAGCGCGTCCGCCGGCACGTCCAGGTCCTCGAAGAACACCTCGGTGGCATGGTGGTTCACCATGGCCTGGATCGGGCGGATGGTCAGGCCCTTGCCGAGGCCCGCGCGGATGTCGATCAGGAAGGTGGAGATGCCCTCGGTCTTGCTCTTCACCTCGGCGGCGGGCGTGGTGCGCGCCAGCACCAGCATCAGGTCGGAATGCAGGGCGCGCGAGGTCCACACCTTCTGGCCGTTGAGGCGGTAGCCCTTGTCGGTGCGGGTGGCGCGCGTCTTCAGCTGGGTGGTGTCCGAGCCGGTGGTGGGCTCGGTGACGCCGAAGGCCTGCAGGCGCAGCCGGCCGGCGGCGATCTCGGGCAGGTAGCGCTGCTTCTGCTCCTCGCTGCCGTGGCGCAGCACCGTGCCCATGATGTACATCTGCGCATGGCCGGCCGCGGCATGGCAGCCGGCGGCGCAGATCTCTTCCATGATCACGGCGGCGGCGCGCAGCGGCAGGCCCGAGCCGCCGTACTGCTCGGGGATCAGCGCGGCGAGGAAGCCCGCCTCGGTCAGCGCATCGATGAACCCGGTGGGGTATTTCTCCCCGTCCTCCAGGCCGCGCCAGTACTCCTGCGGGAAGCCGGCGCACACGCGCCGCACCGCTTCACGGATGTCGGCATGGTCTTCGCCGAGCTGCAGGGTGATGGGCTCGGCACCGTGGTCGAGGCGATGGGCGGGGGAACTCATGGGGTCCGGTCTCCTGGGTAGGGCGCTTATGCTAGGTGCGAAAGCGCGCCGCGGCACCGGTCCGGACCCCTGCGCGGAGACATTTCACGGGGCTGATTTCCGGCCCCGGCCGGACAGGTCAGGAGGTCTTGACCACGGCGTAGCCGGCCTGCGGCGGCTGGATGCGCGGGCGCCCGGTCTCACCGCTGCCGGGCGGGAAGTAGGTGCCCAGCGCTTCGCGCAGCAGGGCCATGACGGTGTCCTGCAGCTCCTGGCGCTGCCAGGTGTGCACGCCGATGCCCACGGCCAGCGGCTGGCCGCCCACGTCCACCGGCACGCGTGCCGCGATCACGGAAGAGCCTGGCGTCACCGCGTCCACGCTGAAGGCGAAGCCGGTGCGCCGGCACTCGGCGACTTCCTTGAGCAGGGCCTTGCCGTCCACGGGCTGCGGGAACGACACGTCCGTCGCGTTCACGTTGCGCACGATGCGCAGGATCTCGTCGTCGGCCATGGTGCTCAGGAGCACCTTGCCGACGGCCGAGCGGCAGATCGGCCGCAGCAGGCCCGGCTTGAGCCCCACGCGCGAGGTGCGCGCCGAGACGATGTGGATGTACTGCGCATGGATCCCGTTCTGCATGGCCAGCATCGCCACGTGCCCGGAACGGCTGGCGAGCATCTCCATGAAGTCCAGCAGGTTGCCCTGGGCCAGCACGCGCTGGTGCAGCCACATGCCCAGGAAGCTCACGCGCAGCGTGGGCAGGAAGGTGCGCGCGTGCCGGTCGTGCTGCAGGTAGCCCAGCTCGCTGAGGTTGTGCAGCAGCACGGAGGTGCTGGACTGCGGGTAGCCCAGCTGCTGCGCGACTTCGCCGACGGTGAGGGCGCGCTGTTCGACCGCGAAAAGCTCCAGCACCTCCAGGCTGCGGTGCAGCGACCCGACCGCCTTGCCATAGGGCATGTCGGGCGCCACGCGGGTCAGGGCGACCTTGTCCGGCGGGGTGGGTTCCGGGCCATTCATGCTGCGGCCAGTTTACCGCCGCGCCAGCGTCTACAGCGTGAAGACCGCCATCTGCTCGAGCGCGGCCAGCTGGTCGAACAGCGCCTGGGCATCGCCCTCGTAGCGGCCATGGGCCAGGGCGTCGACGAACTTGGCCCGCAGGTCCGCCGGCCCCAGCGGCCGCTCGGCATGGCCCAGCGCCTGGTGCACCGGCTCGCCCTGCAGCACGCTGCCGTCCTTGAGCGTCACGATCACCTGGTCGGCCCACGCCGCCGCGGGCGTGTGCGGATCATCGGCCGGGATGGCCATGACGTACACGCGCTCGATCAGGCGCTGCACCAGCGGCTGCTGCACGAACCCGTCGGTCAGCTCGCCCAGGCCGGCGCGGCCGGCGACGATGGCGCTGGCCATGGCGAACTCGATGCTGAACTTGGCGGCCAGGCCCGTCGTCGGGCGGTGGTTGCGCAGCACCGTGGCGTGCTCCTGGCTCATGTGCACCTCCACTCCCTCGACATCCTCGGGCGCGAACGGGCAGGTTGCACGCAGGGCCAGCATGCAATCCAGCGAGCGATGGGTGTAGTAGCACAGCGGGTAGCGCTTGACGTTCATGCGGCGCGCCGGCAGCTGCCAGCGGGCATGCACGGCAACCTCCCGGACCGGGTCCACCTCGCCGCGGGGCGAGACGGCCGCCAGGAAGCCCTGCGGATGTTCCAGTGCATCGGCCGAGGCGGTGAAGCCGGCGCGCGCCAGCCGCGCCGACAGCACGCCGGCCTGCGCCGCGCGCCCGGCATGGAAGGGCTTGGACATGGCGCCGAAGTTGGACATCAGGCCCGCGCTCTGGCTGGCGCCCAGCCCCAGCGCGTGCATGCTCTGCTCCTCGTCGAGCTCCAGCAAGACCGCCGCCGCGGCGGCAGCGCCTATCGATCCGAAGATTCCGGTGGGATGCCAGCCCTTGAGGTGGTGGATGCCGGTTTCGCGGTCCACCAGCTCGCCCCACACCTCGTAGCCGGCCACATAGGCGTCGAGCATGCGCGCGCCGCTGCACCCCATCTCGGTGGCCAGCGAGACGATGGCGGGCACCAGCACGGCGCTGGGGTGCCCGCGCAGCGCCACATCGTCGTAGTCCAGGGCATGGGCGGCGGTGCCGTTGACCAGGGCCGCCGTGCCCGCATCGGTGGTCTGGGCGCCATACAGCAGCCGAGCCCGCCCTGGCGGGAGCGGGGCCAGCGCGCGCAGCAGGGTCTGCACCGCGTCTTCCTGCCGGGCCGCGATCAGCGTCCCCGTGGTGTCGATGAAGCCGACGCAGGCGACCGCGCGGGCCTCGCCAGGGGCCCCCTCCCGGGCCACCCGGGCGACGAAGCGGCCCAGCTCGCGTGTGAGCCCCGCCTGCGTCACTCGACCTTGACCCCGGCCTTCTTGACGACCTCGCCCCATTTCACGATCTCGTCCTTCATCAGCTTGCCGAAGGCATCGGGCGTCATGGGGTCGGCCTCGACGCCCTGCTTGGCATAGGCCTGCTGCACCTCCGGGCTCTTCACCGCCTCGTTGATCACCTGGTTCAGCCGCGACACGATGGGGGCCGGCGTGCCGGCCGGCGCCACGATGCCGTTCCAGCCGATGGCCTCGAACCCCGGGTAGGTTTCCGCGACCGCCGGCACGTTGGGCAGGGCGGCGATGCGCTTGCTGGTCATCACCGCGATCGGGTGGACCCGGTTGGAGCGGATCAGCTGCAGCGCAGGCTCGATGCTGCTGAAGGCGACTTCCACCTGCCCGCCCAGCAGGTCGTTCAGCGCGGGCGCGCTGCCCTTGTACGGGATGTGGGTCATGTCCACGTCGGCCATGCTCTCCAGCAGCTCGCCCCCCAGGTGGGCCGGGCTGCCCTGGCCGTAGGAGGCGTAATTGATCTGGCCGGGCTTGGCCTTGGCGGCCTTGATGAGGTCGGCCAGGGTGTTGTAGGACGCCTTCTGGTTGCGGATGATGATCAGCGGCACCTCGGCCACCATCGCCACCGGTGCGAACGCCCGCTCGGTGTCGTACGGCACCTTGTAGAGGCTGGGGTTGATGGTGAAGGAGCTGGCCACGTAGAGCAGGGTGTAGCCGTCGGCCGGCTGGCGCGCGACCTCGCTGGAGGCCAGCATGGTGTTGGCCCCCGGCTTGTTCTCGATCACCACGCTCTGCCCCAGCTTGTCGGCCATCTTGCTGCCGATCAGGCGGGCCAGGCCGTCCGCGCCGCCGCCGGCCGGGTAGGGGACCACCAGGCGGATGGGCTTGTTCGGGTACGCCTGCTGGGCGTGGGACCCCGTGGCCCCCAGCAGGCCCGCGGCCGCTGCGGCGACGGCGGCCAGGATCGCGCGACGATTCATTGGTTTGTCTCCGAGGATCGAGTGAGAGAGCCTCGGATGCTAGGCGGCCGTCCGGCCCCGGGGAACACCGGGGCCGCAATGTTCAGCGGGCTGATATCTG is from Ramlibacter tataouinensis TTB310 and encodes:
- a CDS encoding acyl-CoA dehydrogenase family protein, with the translated sequence MNFFLSEEQQQIVAAVERVCAPFDDDYWLRRDREGGFPEDFHRALAQAGWLGIAMPEAYGGAGLGITEAALMMHAISATGAGLSGASAVHMNIFGLHPVVVFGSDAQKQRWLPALIQGRDRACFGVTEPNTGLNTLKLRTRAERHGDHYRVSGQKVWISTAQVANKILLLARTTPLEDSRGTEGLSLFYTDLDRGAVEVREIEKMGRRCVDSNQVFIDGLRIPVEDRIGEEGKGFSYILHGMNPERILIAAEAIGLGRAALRRGSQYAKERIVFDRPIGMNQGIQHPLAKSWMELEAAHLMVHKAAALYDAQLPCAAEANAAKYLGAEACYRACENAIFTHGGMGYAKEYHVERYLRESWIPRLAPVSPQLVLCYIAEKVLGLPKSY
- a CDS encoding cupin domain-containing protein, with the translated sequence MKPTYFIRGADVPAYHPANHEHTSNQRLVGEHMGARHLEVVLGTIGRGGGALPHAHPGMEQACYLLAGSARAEIDGQSFDMQPGDACFFPAGALHVFTVTSEQPARVLVVYSPPYGENPARVQRPAA
- a CDS encoding CaiB/BaiF CoA transferase family protein; this encodes MPHTRTSGAGPLAGVKVLDLTSVIMGPFATQILASLGAEVTKVEPAEGDNMRHVGPMRNPGMGHIFLHANQGKRSIVLDLKHEDGREAALRLAQRSDVLISNVRPQALERLGLGYEAVRERNPRIVHVSCCGFDQSGPYAARAAYDDLIQGATGLPWLMQEYGAQAPCYAPVTLADRVTGLHAVYAVTAALYARERSGQGQAVVVPMYEAMTQFVLGDHLAGLSFDPPAGAAGYPRLLTPHRRPYRTSDGYLCVLIYNDKHWRSFFAAIGEPQRMQDDPRFASHGARAENIDAVYEEVARLMAQRTTAQWRALLDRADVPNMPMNTPQDLLDDLHHQATGFIREVEHPTEGALRTPACPTRWSATPPPADLAPAPGLGEQSVAVLEEAGYSRAEIARLLASGACRAPAPPLEERP
- a CDS encoding Bug family tripartite tricarboxylate transporter substrate binding protein produces the protein MKNLLALAAAALGLLGAPAALAQPYPAGPVTLVVPFAAGSGTDAVARAVGQKLSERLKQPVLIDNKPGASAQVGAVFVAAAKPDGYTLFMTTNTSHSANPSLFKSLRYDPIKDFTPIARVGELPFALAVHPGVPARSLQELIAHARANPGKLSYATPNSTSLVATETIKRMAGVQMTAIPYKSSPQAMTDLIGGQVQVYVTDLGSGMSMLKSDKIRTLAVTTAESTPLLPGVPPVGKTLPGFDLTSWNGIFGPAGLPPPVVDRLNAELQVVLADRELQGKLAQIGFQVSPSRTPAEFAQYVSAQLAHWTQLIKQAGITPE
- a CDS encoding CaiB/BaiF CoA transferase family protein; translated protein: MSHSQPLAGFTVVEIGHSVAAPYTGFILAGLGAELIKVENPEGGDAARGWGPPFHAGSAPHFTAFNRDKHSVTADLRDPAQRDALREFILDKADAVICNMRAGAAEELGVGPIGLREADPSLVYCEIGAFGHVGPMADKPGYDPLMQAYGGMMSITGESVERPPIRVGVSIIDMGSGMWGAIGIMGALIERRRTGIGTVVRTSLFETALAWTATPICRQQMSGQPQLPQGSGAAGIVPYQAFKTQDGWLVIGAGNDGLFAKLARAMQRPDLASDERFRTNRGRVSNKAQLLPLIKAFAAGFTNRQLGALLDEAGVPNAPVQTIGQVVADPQTAALGIVQQGPEGAFPTVGLPLTYDGERPPYRRAAPALGENTREWLPQTIRKMDG
- a CDS encoding HpcH/HpaI aldolase/citrate lyase family protein; this translates as MSQRPLPAWRSLLFCPASSERFVAKAHSRGADAIILDLEDSVGAAEKASARAGVPAAAASVGQAGADVLVRINRELPWAVQDIAAAVGAGVMGLVLPKVMGPEHVRLLAEVVTARELELGLQPGHTRFVALVESAAALEQLAAIARADARLVAMAVGGEDLATDLQAEPTADTLYVAKMLGLHAARAAGILPLGVLASVAGVGDGEAYRAMLARSRALGFACATCVHPAQVPLLNAAFGPSEQELERARRLIAAYESGLAQGRGATLFEGAMVDKPVADRALRLLARARAA
- a CDS encoding FAS1-like dehydratase domain-containing protein: MRDIASEFAGWIGRCVTVEDEISLPAVRRMAAMLDLDPLEFHRGSAIPPHWYSMFFTQNARRSQIGHDGHPKKGEFLPPIPLPRRMFVGRQVSFPGVLRVGDEASKRSEIAGIEQKQGRSGTLVFLKVLHTISVGGQPAVTEQQEVVYRDAPAADAKPANAAATPVPASAAWQAEYEMDPVLVFRYSALTWNGHRIHYDADYARREEGYPGCVMNGALTVHLVVEEALKRAAGRRLAGLSARLVKPLFVGGQLKIAGRDAEGSTLEAWAGDEQGALAASCTLRFEGAS
- a CDS encoding acyl-CoA dehydrogenase family protein — protein: MSSPAHRLDHGAEPITLQLGEDHADIREAVRRVCAGFPQEYWRGLEDGEKYPTGFIDALTEAGFLAALIPEQYGGSGLPLRAAAVIMEEICAAGCHAAAGHAQMYIMGTVLRHGSEEQKQRYLPEIAAGRLRLQAFGVTEPTTGSDTTQLKTRATRTDKGYRLNGQKVWTSRALHSDLMLVLARTTPAAEVKSKTEGISTFLIDIRAGLGKGLTIRPIQAMVNHHATEVFFEDLDVPADALVGEEGKGFRYILDGMNAERMITAAEAIGSTRWFVRTATAYANERVVFKRPIGANQAIQFPIAQAHVQMEAADMMVRRATALFEAGLPCGAEANMARYLAAECLWNAAEACMQTHGGFGFAREYNVERKWREARLARIAPVSTNLILANIAQNVLGLPRSY
- a CDS encoding IclR family transcriptional regulator; its protein translation is MNGPEPTPPDKVALTRVAPDMPYGKAVGSLHRSLEVLELFAVEQRALTVGEVAQQLGYPQSSTSVLLHNLSELGYLQHDRHARTFLPTLRVSFLGMWLHQRVLAQGNLLDFMEMLASRSGHVAMLAMQNGIHAQYIHIVSARTSRVGLKPGLLRPICRSAVGKVLLSTMADDEILRIVRNVNATDVSFPQPVDGKALLKEVAECRRTGFAFSVDAVTPGSSVIAARVPVDVGGQPLAVGIGVHTWQRQELQDTVMALLREALGTYFPPGSGETGRPRIQPPQAGYAVVKTS
- a CDS encoding MmgE/PrpD family protein: MTQAGLTRELGRFVARVAREGAPGEARAVACVGFIDTTGTLIAARQEDAVQTLLRALAPLPPGRARLLYGAQTTDAGTAALVNGTAAHALDYDDVALRGHPSAVLVPAIVSLATEMGCSGARMLDAYVAGYEVWGELVDRETGIHHLKGWHPTGIFGSIGAAAAAAVLLELDEEQSMHALGLGASQSAGLMSNFGAMSKPFHAGRAAQAGVLSARLARAGFTASADALEHPQGFLAAVSPRGEVDPVREVAVHARWQLPARRMNVKRYPLCYYTHRSLDCMLALRATCPFAPEDVEGVEVHMSQEHATVLRNHRPTTGLAAKFSIEFAMASAIVAGRAGLGELTDGFVQQPLVQRLIERVYVMAIPADDPHTPAAAWADQVIVTLKDGSVLQGEPVHQALGHAERPLGPADLRAKFVDALAHGRYEGDAQALFDQLAALEQMAVFTL
- a CDS encoding tripartite tricarboxylate transporter substrate binding protein yields the protein MNRRAILAAVAAAAAGLLGATGSHAQQAYPNKPIRLVVPYPAGGGADGLARLIGSKMADKLGQSVVIENKPGANTMLASSEVARQPADGYTLLYVASSFTINPSLYKVPYDTERAFAPVAMVAEVPLIIIRNQKASYNTLADLIKAAKAKPGQINYASYGQGSPAHLGGELLESMADVDMTHIPYKGSAPALNDLLGGQVEVAFSSIEPALQLIRSNRVHPIAVMTSKRIAALPNVPAVAETYPGFEAIGWNGIVAPAGTPAPIVSRLNQVINEAVKSPEVQQAYAKQGVEADPMTPDAFGKLMKDEIVKWGEVVKKAGVKVE